CCGCCGTAATAGCGCTTGCCGGGGTAACCCTCGGCGTATTTGTTGGTCAGGACCGACCCCTGCGCCTCCAGCACCGCGCGCGACACGATGTTCTCCGAGGCGATCAGCTCGATCCCGTCCTGCTGGCGGGCAAGCTCCTGCGCGATCGCGGCGGCCAGATCGGGATCGGTTTCGGCGAGGCCCGCATTGAAAAACCGGTCCATGCTGGCGATCGGGGCGTGCTGGTTCATCGGGGCGGTTCCTATGCCTTGGGTGCAGGAGTCAGTTTCGCGACGCGCAGATCATGGCGGCCGCCTTCGTAATCCGTGGTCAGAAACGCCCGCAATGCATCGAGCGCCAGGGTCTCGCCGGTAATCCGCGCCCCGAGGGCCAGCATGTTGGCATTGTTGTGCGAACGCGACAGCCGCGCCTCGGTCGCATCATGCGCCTGCGCACACCGCACCCCGGCATGCCGGTTCGCCGCAATCGCCATGCCGATACCCGAACCGCACACCAGCAAACCAAGCTGGGCCTCGCCCCCCTCGATCCGCGCGCTCACCGCATGCGCAATATCGGGATAATCGACGCTCGCCGCCGAATTGGTTCCACAATCGATCACCGACCAGCCGGCATCGCGCGCGGCCTGGGCCAGAGTGTCCTTCAGGGCAAAGCCGGCATGATCAGCGCCGACGACCAGTGTTTTCGTGCTCATCCCCGCGCTTTAGCACGCCACCCCCACACGCGAAACCTGCCCGTGCGACGGGAGGACATGATGAAGACGACGAGACGGACGGGCGGCAGGCTAAGGGATCCACCCGATCTGACGGGCAAGGGCTTCGGCATGTGTTTGTGAAAGTCGGTTGGATCCGCCCAGTCCGTATAGCTCGTGCTCGATCTGCGCTATGACAGCCGTCATGCCAGGGTCGGCGGGAGCCGTCCGATTTAACCATTGGCGCAAGGTTGCCGATGGCGGGACGCCGGGGGGAGGAGAGCAGAAGATCGCGGGCTTGCATCGCCGTGGAGGCCTTGCGCAGCCGTGCCCGGGCGCGAGCAACCAGCATCAATCGCCATGCCGCGCGGACTCCAAACCAGCCGGTCACGAGGCTGAGCAGGATAACGGCGGCGACCATGACCGCAATCCCGATTTCCCGTTTCATCGGGTCACCCACGCGAAGCGATCGGGGTTGCAGAAATATTGTGCGGGGAACCCCATCCAGCGGGTCGAAGTAGTCGATCCGAAGCCGTGGGTAGATGAGGTGCCCTGCCCGCACCGCTTTGAACGGCAGATCGATCTGCCAGACATCCGCGAGGGAGCCATCGCCTGATGTCGCCCGGCTGATCAATGGAGGACCGAAACGCAGGCCGGGAGATATCGGAGGGGGATCGAACACCGCGGCCACCATCGGCCGGGTCAGGCCGACACCGCCCAGCCGAACCGCCAACAGGCCGGTGCCCCCGATATCAAGCCGATGCGATGCGGCCAGGATGGTGGCGGTGGGCGCGCCGATCAAACTCTCCGCCGGCATGAAAGCCGGCACGGCGCGGACATTGACCTGCACCGACGGCGGTGCCGGCCAGATTTCGATGGGACCCGCGTGTCGTGCGGTAAGCCGGCCGAACCGCACCGTCAGGCGGCCGGACTTCAGCGGCAGGATGGTCCAGGCGAAATGCCGAACGTTGATGAGCGGCCCGGTCTGTTTGCCCTGGGCGATGTGGATCGGCCGTAATTCGGCATTCGTGCTGTGTGGAGTGACAGAATCCCAGGTAAGATCGCCCGCATAGGCGACCTCCATCGTCAGATATACGGCTTGGCCCCGATAGGGATGCGGCGGGTCGAGCCGCGTGGTGACGGTCATGCCGGATTGGCCGGGCGCATGGGCGGCGATGGTCAGGTCGCGCGGCGGACAGATCATGCCTCCCGCGCGTACCGCCGGCAGAGCGAGAATGCCCGCGCGCATCGGGTAGAGGGTGATCTCGGCGCTCTCACGAGCACGACCTTGTGCGTCGGTCCACCGGGATTCGCTCTGGTAGGCGATATGCCAATCGGGAGCGAGCTGTGAGGGCATGATCTCAGGTAGAGGCGACCCCGCGCCGTCACGGCGCAAATGCCAGGTTACCGCTTGGCCTAGCCAGCGATGCGGCGCATCGATCACGCAGCGCAGGCCTGGATTGGCGTGTGCGCTCGGCGCTGCCATCAATCCTATCGCGGTCGGCAGGAGACAGATGAATTTCCGGGTCATCGGCTTTGCCCAAGCACATTTGCCGCATCGCGATTATCCGCGCGCAGCAGGCTGGCGATGACCGGGATTCTCTGGTCATGCAACAGCGCGATCTTCCGCAGCGCAGCGGCGATATAGTTACCAAGCCGGTAGAGGCTGTCGCCCTCGCCCATGCGCGCCGCCCAGCCCGGCCCGATCGCGTAGAGGGACGCGGCGCGCCGGTCGTCATGTGCCAACCAGCTCTGCCATGCGCGGCGCAGATCAGATCGCGCGCCCGCCTTCGCCTGCGTGGGCAGGAACACCACGAGGGCAAGGACAAGCAACTTCGCAACATGCCCGGCCTTGTTCAGCCGACGGGGCCAAGCGAGCACCGCCATCAGGATCAGCGCCGGGATCAGCGGCCAGGTGAACAGATCGTACCAGGACGATTGCGCATCGACCGGTGGCCTGTTGGATTTGAGGCGGGCGATGCCGTTTCGATAGAGCGCCGTCCAGCCGTCCTGCCCCGTGACCAGCCTGCCGCCGGTCTGCCGCGCCAGAAGGCGCAGGGGGCTGTGCCGGCGATCAGCAGGATCGCATCGGATCGGCCCGGCATGCGCCGAAGCGCGTGGCGCGCCAGATAGAGCGCCCCGGCCAAACCGGAATCCCGGGGGATGGCGGCGGCGACATCTGGCCGCCACGTCGTCAGCGCGAGGTCGGGTCCGACGTGATCGAGATAATAATCAAACAGGGCCGGATCATCAGTCGGTGGCACTATTTCTCCGCTGGCCCGGCCATAGACCACAAGGCCGAGCCGCTCGCCTCGCAGGAGTTGCTGCAAGGTCAGCAGGTCACTGCGCGCCTCGACGGCCAACGGTGCCGGGCTCCGCCTGAGATACATGCCGGCGGACGTATCGAGCACCACCATGATGTTCACCGCGTGCACGCTCTGCATCACGCCGTGCAGCGATTGCACCAGCCGCTCGCGCGGACCCGCCATAGCTGTGGCGAGCAGAAGCCAGACCAGCACTTCCGCGATCGAGCGTGGCCATCTTTGCCGCAGTGGCCGGGCAATGACCGCCCAGGGCCGCAGCGCCTTATCTGCATAGTCATCCGCTCCTGCGATCAGCCGCCGCGCGCGGACCATTCGCCAGGCTGGAACCAGCAGACATCCAGCGCCGAACAGAAAGGCCCAAGGATGCGCCCAGTGCAGCGAGGTCATCGGCTTCGATCCGCCTGCCAGATGCCGCCGAGCAGCCATAGCAGCGCAGCAACCACAAGGGGCCCTGAGTAGAGTGCGGTGGCCAGCCGATGTCGCCCGCCGGGTGGACGCAGACGTGGAACGATGGTGCCGATGGTGCGGATCGCCGCCCGTTCGGCGCCCGTGCTGGCGGCGTAGAAGAACCGGCCCCCGGTATCGCTGGCGATCAACCGCATGTCCGGTTGCTCCCCCTCATAGGATGAAACTTTATACGGCCGGCCTTTGGCAGGATCGCCGCCGACCTGCACGCTGAAGATTTTTACCCCCAGATGCCGCGCGATCGCGACCGCCTGTGCCGGACTGACCTGCCCGGCATTGCTGGTGCCGTTATCGGAATACAGGATCAGCACCGGCTTCAGCCCGGATCTCGGAGTAATCTGCCGCAATGCCAGCCCGATCGCATCGCCGAGCGCGGTATTGTCCCCGAGCACGCCGATCCGGGCACGCTCGACCATGCGGCTTGCGGTCAGGTTATCGAATGTCGGTTCCGGTCAAGTCACCCGGCAATAGGTCAGGCGTGAACTGGATGCGCTGGAAACTCGCGTGCACCGCGGCGGCAAGCGTTTTCACCGCCGTGGTCTTCGCCAGACCCGGTAAGCCCTCAACGAGCAGATGTCCGCCTGTCAATAACGCGAGCGTCAGCCGGTCGAGCAGGGCGTGCTGCCCGACGATGGTTTGGCCAAGCTGGGCACGCAAAATCGCGATAGCGGGCTGATGGACGAAAGCTGTGGCGGTCATGCAGGGGCACTACAGCAAATCCGCGCATTCAACACCATCTTTGAACCTGCTGGTGCTGCCCGCACGGCCTGACGGGTATCAGTTTCCCTCAGAGTCCATCCGGGATCAATTTGTTTCTGACAGAGCTTTCGCACCATCAGCTGCTTGCATGGTTTGATGCAGTGCATGGCCGCCATCGGGGGCGATATCTGACGGCCCGTCACGGGGGCCCGCGCGAGCAGGACGAACAGATTGGATGTTGCCTTCCTCTTGACACCCTCACGTTTTCGTCTCCACGACGAAACGAACCTCGCCAGATGGGTGTAGCGGCTTGTGAAGGCCACGGCGGCGGCTGTCGCGCTTTACGAGATCATCCGGTAGGCGAAATTATCGGAGGCTGCCGCGCTTTCGGCAACGGCGAGGTCGGCCATCATCGCGTGGTCGGGTGACAGGCCGCAGGCGGGATCGGTGGCCGCGGCGTTGCCGGTGAGTGCGAGGGCCTGGCAGCGGCAGCCGCCCCAGTCGATCTCGGCGCGGGCGCAGCCCCGGCACGGCGGGGCCATCCAGTCGGTACCGCGATAGGCCCTGAAGCCGGGCGAATCGGCCCAGATCGCGCCGACGCTGCGCTCGGTGACCCGTTCGAACGGAAGATCGAGTGTTTCGGCGGCATGGCATGGCAGCATTTTGCCGCTGGGTGTGATGTTGAAAAATTGCCGTGCCCACCCGCCCATGCAGGCCTTCGGGCGGGAGGCATAATAGTCCGGAACGACATAATCGATCACCAATTGGCCCGCGAGGCGGCGGCGCGCGTCCTCGACGATGCGGGTTGCCTCGTCGAGCTGGGTGCGGGTCGGGATCAGGGCGGCGCGGTTTTTCAGGGCCCATCCGTAATACTGGACGTGCGCCACCTCGATCCGCTGGGCACCGCTTGCGATGGCGAGGTCGAGCATGGCGGGGAGCTGATCGAGGTTCTGGCGGTGCACAACGGCGTTGATGGTCAGGGCAAGGCCTGCCTCGCGCACGAGGCGGGCCGCGGCCAGCTTTTTCTCGTGGGCTCGATCGAGGCCGGCAATGCGATCGGCCATGTCCGGCTCGGCGCCCTGGAAGCTGATCTGGACATGATCGAGCCCGGCTTCGGCGAGGGCGGTCATGCGCCGTTGGTCGAGCAGGACCGCCGAGGTGATCAGGTTGGTGTAGAGGCCCTCGGTACGGGCGTGGCGAATCAGGTCGGGGAGGTCCTGGCGCACCATCGGTTCGCCGCCCGAGAAATGGGCCTGCAGGATGCCGATGCCGGCGGCCTCGGAGATCACGCGCTGCCAGGTTGCGGTGTCGAGTTCGTCGCGGGCGCGGTCGAGCCCGAGCGGGTTGGAGCAGTAGGGGCATTTCAGCGGGCAGCGATGGGTGAGTTCCATCAGCATCGCCAGCGGCGGGGGCAACATTGTCATGAGGCGATCATGCCTTTCGTGGCCAGATCGTCGAGCATTTCGAGGCAGTCGGCCAGCACGGCCTCGATCGGCGCCTGATAGCGGGCGGCGAGGCGGTCCGCGATGGTTGTGATGTCGGTGGTGCCGTCGCAGGCTTCGAGAATGGCGACGGCGATGGGGTCCGGCATGACGACGCGTTCGGGGGCGAGCAGGACGTGGCAGTTCCGGGCCGTATCGAACCGGAACCGGACATGCCGGGCGAGGCGGGGGATGCTGGCTGGGGTGAGGTTCATGACCAGGTGTCGCGATAGCCGAAGGCACCGGGCGGGATCATGCCCGGCATGACATAGGCATGATGCAGCGCGTCGAGCTGGGCCCAGAGCACATCGCATTTGAAGCCGAGTGCGGCGATCACGGCCTGTTGCTGATCGGGGGTCCGGGCGTGACGCTTGACGTAGTCGAGCGCGAAATCGGCATCGCGCGGGGCCTGATCGAGCCTCGCGTTGAAATAGGACAGGGTCTCCTTCGTGATGAAGTTGTAGTTGGCGAGCATGCCGGCGACGCGTTCGGAGATGATGGTGGGAGAGAACATCTCGGTCAGGGATGAGGCGACCGCTTCGAGCAAAGGGCGGTCACGCACGAAATCGACATAGGCCTGCACCGCGAAACGGGTGGCGGGAAGGGCGCGGGTGCGGCTGGTGACCATGTCGCGGTCAAGGCCGAGACCTTCGGTGAGGGCGAGCCAGCGGACGATGCCACCTTCGCCGGGGGCGGTGCCGTCGTGGTCGATGAGGCGCTGGCGCCAGAGGCGGCGAAGATCGGGGTCGTCGGTGCGGGCGATCAGGGTGGCGTCCTTGATCGGGATGGCGGCCTGATAGCAATAGCGGTTGAGCGCCCAGGCCTGAACCTGACGCCGGTTCAGCGCGCCACCGTGGAGCAATTGATGGAAGGGATGGCGGTTGTGGTAGCGCGCTGCACCAACGCTGCGAAGCTCGGCTTCCAATTCATCGGCGCTCATCAGAACGGTCATAGGGTCAGTTCCAGTCCGTCATGGGCGACGATCCACCCGGCGTGCGTGGCTGCGGCGCGTTCGGGCGAATCATCGAGGATCATCGGGTTGCTGTTGTTGATGTGGACGAAAACTTTCTGCCCGATCGCGGCATTGGCGAAGGCTTCGAGCGTGCCGCCGGCCCCCCCGACGCTGATGTGACCCATGCGGGTGCCGGTTTTGGGCAGGAGCCCGGCATCGATCATTTCGTTATCATGCCAGAGTGTGCCGTCGAACAGCAGGAGCGGGGCCCCGTGGAGCCGGGCGGCGAGTTCGGGCGGGACCGCGGCGCAGGCGGGGATGTAGTAAAAGAATGCGCCGTCGGGACCGGTGATTTTCAGGCCCAGCGTGTCGCCTTCGGTCGAACCGAGATCGGGGCGGTCCGTATTTTCGGCGTAGAGGGCGATTTTGCCGGGGACCGCGAAGGGTTCCACCGTGAGCGCGAGGTCATGGCCCGCCGCATCGAGCAGGCGGGTTGCCGTGTCGATCTCGATGCGGCGCTGCGGGACGGTGGTGGGGGCGAGGACGCGGAAGATCGCGCTTTCGGCCAGACGGTCGAGGGTGCGCTGACCGGCGTAGAGGGCGAAGGGCTGGCCCTCGCGCAGATTGAGCAGACCGGCGGTGAAATCGACGTCGGCACCGGTCAGGACCACGGCGGCGATCGGACTGTCACGCTGACCGGTGCGGGGGTGGAGTGCCGGGGTTCCGAGGATCTGCTGGCGCAGGTCCGGCGAAGCGTTGAAGATGACATAGTCTTGCCCGTTGGCGGTCACCGCGAGAGCCGCCTGGGTGCGGGGTTTGGCATGCGGGTCGCCCGCCCGGGCACGGGTGCAATTGGCGCAGGCGCAGTTCCATTGCGGAAAGCCGCCACCGGCGGCAGCACCCAGGATGATCAGTTTCATGGTCGGCGGAGCGTGCCGGACCCGGCGGTAGCGACCGCGCCCGGCACTGGTCAGTCGTTCAATCGATATCGGCGCAGGCGTAGCAGTTGATTTCGGTTCCCACGGCGATTTCGACGAGTTTCGGTTTGGTCCACATGGTTGTTTCTCCTCGATATTCATCAATGGCGGTGTTGCCCGCCTTAGTCTCCGCGAATGCGAAGATACGCAACCATAAAGCGAGTCCCGGCGAATGCAAGCGCAATCATTTGTCTGGAGGCGGATGTTAAATTACGAGATCGTAACAGTATAAGCGTGCGAAGGTGAGTTCGGTCAGGAGGTGATTTTCAGGTGTTTTCGTCGTGGGGGCCAGGATCGGTTGCCGGGACCGAAATGGACGCCGTGGTAGTTGGCATCGGGGATACGGATATCGGCGGGGTCGAGGGGGATCGGCCAGATGATGCGTTTGGGTTTGGGGTTGCGGCGCTGCCCCCCGAGGTCAAGCGCTGCCCGGCAGATTTCAGCCGACGCGATCGCCACGAACTGCACGCTCTGATCGCAAAGATGATGGCCTGATAAAAAACTGCTTGCATCACGCGCGCGTTATGATAGCGTTACCATCGTTCCGAACGCTGGCCCGCGTGGTGGGCCGATCGCGGTCATCAAAAAAAGGGGAAACGGGAACGATGCCGAACATAAGGTCGATTTTGCATAAACGCAGTCTCGTCAACGGGCTGGCGGGCATGGCGCTTGCCGCCGGTATGGCGAGTGTCGCCCATGCCGGGGCGATGGCGAGCGCCACGACACCCTCGATCAATGACTACGTCGCGACCCAGGGCGATCACGCCAACTGGATCCTGCCGGCCAAGAATTACGACAACGACCGGTATGTCGATCTAAGCGCGATCACACCGTCCAATGTCGGCCAGCTCAAGCCGGCCTGGACCTTCAAGATCGATGATAACGGTCCGATCGAGGCCACGCCGATCATCTGGCACGGGATCGCCTACATCACGTCCGCGCACGATCATGTCTATGCGATCGACGTCAAGACCGGGAAGCTGAAATGGCAGTTCTCGGACGATCCGCATGTCATTTCGTTCGCAGCCAATCGCGGAGTCGCGCTGCTCGACGGCAAGGTTTACCTTGCCACGCTCGATGGCAAGCTGATCGCCCTCGATGCCGAGACCGGCAAGGTGGTATTCAGCAAATTGCTGGTCAGCGATCCGTCGAACTCGTTCTATACCATGGCGCCGATGCCCTATAAAGACCCAAGGACCGGTAAGGCCGTTCTCATTCTCGGCGTGTCGGATGGCGATTGGGGCGGAATCGGCAACATCGCCGCCTATGATCCGAAAAACGGCAACGAGCTCTGGCAGTGGGACGCGGTGCCCAAGCCCGGCCAGCCCGGCCACAAGACGTGGAGCGGCGACAGCTGGAAACGCGGCGGCGGCGCGATCTGGACCATGATGGCGATCGATCCCAAGACCGACATGCTCTATGCCAATACCGGCAACCCGCAGCCCGATTTCAACGGGCCGGTGCGCAAGGGATCGAACCTCTATACCGATTCTCTGGTGGCGCTGAATATCTCGGGCGCCAAGCCCAGGCTGGTCTGGTATCACCAGTTCATCGCTCACGACACCCACGACTGGGACCCGGTGATGCCGCCGGTGCTGTTCAACGGCAAGGTCGGCGGAAAAACGATGCCGCTGGTCGCGGATGGCGACAAGGCCGGTAATTTCTGGCTGTTGAATTCGCACACCGGCGCGCTGGTCAATCATCTGGCCGTGAGCATGCAGTACAACCAGAAATCCGAACCCTCGCTCAAAGGCAACATCGCCTGTCCGAACACCAATGGCGGGGTGGAGTATAACGGCGGAACCTACGATCCGCAGACCAACATGATCTATCTGCCCAGCAGCAACGAATGCGGCTTCTGGCGGGCGACGAAATCGGTGGTCTATATTGC
This sequence is a window from Acidiphilium acidophilum. Protein-coding genes within it:
- the rpiB gene encoding ribose 5-phosphate isomerase B produces the protein MSTKTLVVGADHAGFALKDTLAQAARDAGWSVIDCGTNSAASVDYPDIAHAVSARIEGGEAQLGLLVCGSGIGMAIAANRHAGVRCAQAHDATEARLSRSHNNANMLALGARITGETLALDALRAFLTTDYEGGRHDLRVAKLTPAPKA
- a CDS encoding VWA domain-containing protein; its protein translation is MTSLHWAHPWAFLFGAGCLLVPAWRMVRARRLIAGADDYADKALRPWAVIARPLRQRWPRSIAEVLVWLLLATAMAGPRERLVQSLHGVMQSVHAVNIMVVLDTSAGMYLRRSPAPLAVEARSDLLTLQQLLRGERLGLVVYGRASGEIVPPTDDPALFDYYLDHVGPDLALTTWRPDVAAAIPRDSGLAGALYLARHALRRMPGRSDAILLIAGTAPCAFWRGRPAAGWSRGRTAGRRSIETASPASNPTGHRSMRNRPGTICSPGR
- a CDS encoding VWA domain-containing protein, with amino-acid sequence MVERARIGVLGDNTALGDAIGLALRQITPRSGLKPVLILYSDNGTSNAGQVSPAQAVAIARHLGVKIFSVQVGGDPAKGRPYKVSSYEGEQPDMRLIASDTGGRFFYAASTGAERAAIRTIGTIVPRLRPPGGRHRLATALYSGPLVVAALLWLLGGIWQADRSR
- a CDS encoding AAA family ATPase — protein: MTATAFVHQPAIAILRAQLGQTIVGQHALLDRLTLALLTGGHLLVEGLPGLAKTTAVKTLAAAVHASFQRIQFTPDLLPGDLTGTDIR
- the pqqE gene encoding pyrroloquinoline quinone biosynthesis protein PqqE; the protein is MTMLPPPLAMLMELTHRCPLKCPYCSNPLGLDRARDELDTATWQRVISEAAGIGILQAHFSGGEPMVRQDLPDLIRHARTEGLYTNLITSAVLLDQRRMTALAEAGLDHVQISFQGAEPDMADRIAGLDRAHEKKLAAARLVREAGLALTINAVVHRQNLDQLPAMLDLAIASGAQRIEVAHVQYYGWALKNRAALIPTRTQLDEATRIVEDARRRLAGQLVIDYVVPDYYASRPKACMGGWARQFFNITPSGKMLPCHAAETLDLPFERVTERSVGAIWADSPGFRAYRGTDWMAPPCRGCARAEIDWGGCRCQALALTGNAAATDPACGLSPDHAMMADLAVAESAAASDNFAYRMIS
- the pqqD gene encoding pyrroloquinoline quinone biosynthesis peptide chaperone PqqD, with product MNLTPASIPRLARHVRFRFDTARNCHVLLAPERVVMPDPIAVAILEACDGTTDITTIADRLAARYQAPIEAVLADCLEMLDDLATKGMIAS
- the pqqC gene encoding pyrroloquinoline-quinone synthase PqqC — translated: MTVLMSADELEAELRSVGAARYHNRHPFHQLLHGGALNRRQVQAWALNRYCYQAAIPIKDATLIARTDDPDLRRLWRQRLIDHDGTAPGEGGIVRWLALTEGLGLDRDMVTSRTRALPATRFAVQAYVDFVRDRPLLEAVASSLTEMFSPTIISERVAGMLANYNFITKETLSYFNARLDQAPRDADFALDYVKRHARTPDQQQAVIAALGFKCDVLWAQLDALHHAYVMPGMIPPGAFGYRDTWS
- the pqqB gene encoding pyrroloquinoline quinone biosynthesis protein PqqB, giving the protein MKLIILGAAAGGGFPQWNCACANCTRARAGDPHAKPRTQAALAVTANGQDYVIFNASPDLRQQILGTPALHPRTGQRDSPIAAVVLTGADVDFTAGLLNLREGQPFALYAGQRTLDRLAESAIFRVLAPTTVPQRRIEIDTATRLLDAAGHDLALTVEPFAVPGKIALYAENTDRPDLGSTEGDTLGLKITGPDGAFFYYIPACAAVPPELAARLHGAPLLLFDGTLWHDNEMIDAGLLPKTGTRMGHISVGGAGGTLEAFANAAIGQKVFVHINNSNPMILDDSPERAAATHAGWIVAHDGLELTL
- the pqqA gene encoding pyrroloquinoline quinone precursor peptide PqqA encodes the protein MHSPGLALWLRIFAFAETKAGNTAIDEYRGETTMWTKPKLVEIAVGTEINCYACADID
- a CDS encoding pyrroloquinoline quinone-dependent dehydrogenase → MHKRSLVNGLAGMALAAGMASVAHAGAMASATTPSINDYVATQGDHANWILPAKNYDNDRYVDLSAITPSNVGQLKPAWTFKIDDNGPIEATPIIWHGIAYITSAHDHVYAIDVKTGKLKWQFSDDPHVISFAANRGVALLDGKVYLATLDGKLIALDAETGKVVFSKLLVSDPSNSFYTMAPMPYKDPRTGKAVLILGVSDGDWGGIGNIAAYDPKNGNELWQWDAVPKPGQPGHKTWSGDSWKRGGGAIWTMMAIDPKTDMLYANTGNPQPDFNGPVRKGSNLYTDSLVALNISGAKPRLVWYHQFIAHDTHDWDPVMPPVLFNGKVGGKTMPLVADGDKAGNFWLLNSHTGALVNHLAVSMQYNQKSEPSLKGNIACPNTNGGVEYNGGTYDPQTNMIYLPSSNECGFWRATKSVVYIAGQFYLGGAFPKFVGPNTGQLNAIDVDTGVFAWRHPEKLPMAGGALATASGLVFTGLENGDFAAFDAKSGKQLWSYDTGSPIIAPPVAFTEGGTEYVAVASGPAGNQQLPNMPKDNKGTMLTMFALTK